A stretch of the Theileria equi strain WA chromosome 1, complete sequence genome encodes the following:
- a CDS encoding hypothetical protein (encoded by transcript BEWA_034100A), with product MDDRTAKSTHTRNSNKRFHNGETNSIPRDRDLMPFDFGPSGNGKNFKRYDHRSHHSSDNIRNTARRFAKRIAELGVDKSNFATNAQNSNESTSDKRPEYLEDGIWYGYLYGKPGFKKGLMISEMQDGVIECPEDYDTFQVYSNTSNYRIVDMSVCKCTCPNNKELCSHLIGVALFYRFKRNYIGKVAVFFSVEQYFKLSQRNLVSPESELDIVKNVIGHLNDTFKSRHNAGLYSISLELLVGILYRCYQKNNESLPSIVPLSKEDVTSLNKLDMDAESLVKEQTECGLNEVSNTTVKCSSYRDVFNIKDILYNLIHVVNKFCGEFEDSSKELVLNSLIRMLENRFSFKITNEAKLYISEIVDEYHETSSLKLDPMVSNIFYFTDVYSLCFDYIPASGGKKGVFLSNAKYSSQLDSATELIENAPLLLNLYDYTMWNYVYEDCLGPLPNFLLNEKIKFFGSYSFLYIHDRSVVKIKSPDCYISDLVIVQEITDGFDNFDAIKVLSAFITLLLKKRSMMHLPDFSLVKRTMDKKFEEKTQRMNDFLFLMFLLVPSPILLPFTKLFLLDSQILTANSINNFFSYFNSLYDQSLYRFYPFTKFISPFTCINNILKLSAEFGLDYITSVLTLLVPRIKNRQIECLTTEKRVVISEKIVSNLKDEEIMTEPDTRNYYAENASGRQLIEEIRVKEFGIGLVESNIDERLKSVLNKQRDRISRAVKRLSEDLYNSRTQLQLELIQNADDNCYSVNGATEPFISFFLDYESVVMLNNEDGFMEKDIRSICDIGSSSKVLKTGKTGKFGIGFKSVFILTSNPHIFSNGYSFMFSNDPSFKDNIEYILPHWVELSDSSPIDYVKYKLGSESRLPFTTYSNKILAKSRGKRLTLMYFPLKDEYITNEYYKKYYQIFQMLDLESILFLRNISTVHFYNNVDGVETLMNKKLMGTFLVDKSDCEIDIDNFKLVHLNLERKNIHSLDIVDSVHLEVLVVNYSFKLTAEESTMLSTSKAGNNSSLISIALPVSPEIPENTRYKLYNSLPIGEYGLNFMVNADFVLSANRQNLFTTDPWNEIIASKMCDVYVGIIEIIKYNYSKMSILYNGFVYSIPRQDDGISLFKYSCNRIFSKLLNIKWVLVDEVDEFVEPFKAIFVCSEFPDDFSNTEVMFSKLLRTVVPSNILRKHCDFCYINSILCRPNLKSKLMEYGIKIITFDLVVEIVSSILASVDINSGLYNQVQGITHILENMGTLIYLMSLLHDGQDLESLKSSLIFYSSTGEMFSFDSNIYYCINDFGLNDKQMKVISHSIFENTLNLENYEFMVTNFLKKLGCIEITAENYFKNLIFNKVTLLVDSFENNGYRDDCELFRQSFQIIKTLSNNNEACKNFDTDTISLIKRLPIKIESGGFTSLGNEYIKLCPKDVFHHSNGLNSKLYDHFMDIRSFYSHFDDKRINPLFISDDYFGDISANSILEFFGFIGVPTFIKYDAITVHIDTDLQIQVTSTTIDRSHEYFLKWKDEIIKTMGVFEDEEITDYTSDEFSNIVSILNLLSSENSEHSYFLSKLLFKIMERENGLYPHYLKSKVFVQGRCTDFAPSLFYFQLKFLPWIPYGQFIYMKDEASTVNSEDVLGTYDAKFKWKFTHLMSACDNISYHPLITKTLDPGIKGIPISDKGTDFTYVLEILTAICEQISNKYGLYGYNKTLYKHFSHESFDALTQLNTENSLSIILEIVKKIYSDLQKMVNDDSKYSEILKNAFDNKHLLVIKKEDELELTVTHPNNKFVSIYKTIDHPEFSYLSCIYGGNTEESGSLLKFWKTLGVSDYIGVEGSMAFLDLFIGDNQSFKRNIAQIFTTILNLYKITEKEMFLKLLYNRPIIPVVRNVSNAFKYFDCDDDKPFNTESVDILVPSDGLITIKTQESISAIKYFGSTPIPLVCKPIFSDVAFSKQSWIDVLDTLGAKDFISNCKIKVLNTDAYEDVNDIPLKLFVLVPILPYAHEYLKSNESSYYSTEFSDEYSWKNFEKTMTNLHIYTANREIDVYYEYKNGKDHWTSNKFSKKSVLYQASGKVNLLVHSNVKDISNGELISIRNLFSTGIKCKEIIDLINSSVGMYNSNLNLPLEFFMDISYLVFSNNEGDIQPNSENLSKAKFLSKFLCSVYKMVGKNPDEIQAFLSIFCSSENESCNCNVECSSNFSGYGVHLGKGINCDNNKLDPFTLATLRSIYFRVSSVPTENCNVNYIQSSSDITDAESCKVTLDSTDSPFRNRAYSPDFNRNESHSSEDAVFEHIDTTKFMLHEDRELATDQFVFENESSMNKRKSTGKVGEELVYEILKQIYEEEIELKTCNIHWHNKLEESGFPFDITIARPNQETYVEVKSSTSVTKTAFEISYNEWLFAQTKGVNYEIYRVSGVGTKDLKISRIINPYLQWKTGKLGFCLAL from the exons ATGGATGACCGTACTGCCAAGTCCACTCACACCAGGAATAGCAATAAGAGGTTCCACAATGGTGAAACAAACTCCATTCCTAGGGACAGGGATTTGATGCCATTCGACTTTGGTCCCAGCGGAAATGgtaaaaattttaaaagatATGATCACAGGTCCCACCACTCGAGCGACAATATAAGAAACACAGCCAGGAGGTTTGCAAAAAGAATCGCAGAGTTAGGTGTAGACAAGTCCAACTTTGCAACAAATGCCCAAAATAGTAACGAATCCACTAGTGATAAAAGACCCGAATATTTGGAAGATGGAATTTGGTATGGGTATCTTTATGGGAAGCCCGGCTTTAAAAAGGGTTTAATGATATCAGAAATGCAAGATGGAGTAATTGAATGCCCAGAAGATTATGACACATTCCAGGTGTATTCTAACACGAGCAATTATCGAATTGTAGATATGTCTGTGTGTAAGTGTACATGCCCAAATAACAAAGAACTATGTTCGCATTTGATTGGCGTTGCATTATTCTACAGATTCAAGAGAAACTATATCGGGAAGGTTGCCGTATTCTTCTCAGTTGAACAGTATTTTAAGCTTTCTCAACGCAATCTTGTCTCTCCAGAATCCGAGCTGGATATCGTCAAAAATGTGATAGGTCATCTCAACGACACATTCAAATCAAGGCACAATGCTGGTCTGTATAGTATTTCCCTGGAACTATTAGTTGGTATCCTGTATCGGTGTTATCAGAAAAATAATGAATCCCTCCCATCTATCGTCCCTTTATCCAAGGAGGATGTTACTTCTTTAAATAAGCTTGACATGGATGCTGAGAGCCTAGTAAAAGAACAAACAGAATGTGGTTTAAATGAAGTTTCGAATACAACAGTCAAATGTAGTTCTTATAGGGATGTCTTTAACATTAAAGATATACTTTATAATCTAATTCACGTAGTGAATAAATTCTGCGGGGAATTTGAAGATTCAAGCAAAGAGTTAGTCTTAAATAGTCTGATTAGGATGCTTGAAAATCGGTtttcatttaaaataaCCAATGAGGCCAAGCTCTATATTTCGGAAATTGTAGATGAATACCATGAAACTAGTAGTTTAAAGCTGGATCCAATGGtatcaaatatattttacTTTACTGATGTATATTCCCTGTGTTTTGATTACATTCCTGCCTCCGGTGGTAAGAAGGGAGTTTTCCTGAGCAatgcaaaatattcttcacAACTAGACTCTGCAACCGAGTTAATAGAGAATGCCCCGCTTTTATTAAATTTATATGACTATACAATGTGGAATTATGTATACGAAGACTGTTTAGGACCCTTACCAAATTTTTTACTTaatgaaaaaataaagTTTTTTGGAAGTTATTCCTTTCTGTATATTCACGATCGATCTGTAGTAAAGATTAAATCACCCGATTGCTACATTAGTGATTTGGTCATAGTTCAAGAAATCACAGATGGATTCGATAATTTTGATGCCATAAAAGTTTTGTCAGCATTTATTACACTCCTACTTAAAAAGAGGAGCATGATGCATCTTCCTGATTTTTCACTGGTAAAAAGAACTATGGATAAAAAATTCGAGGAAAAGacccaaagaatgaatgattttctctttttaatgtttcttctggttcCCTCTCCAATTCTTCTACCATTCACCAAGTTGTTTTTGCTTGATTCACAGATATTAACGGCTAATAGTATAAACAATTTTTTCAGCTATTTTAACTCACTATATGATCAATCACTTTATAGGTTTTATCCTTTTACAAAATTCATTAGTCCATTCACATGCATAAATAATATCCTGAAATTATCTGCAGAATTTGGCTTGGATTATATAACATCCGTTTTAACTTTATTAGTACCTAGGATTAAGAATAGGCAAATTGAATGTCTGACAACTGAAAAGAGAGTAGTTATATCAGAGAAGATAGTAAGCAATctaaaagatgaagaaatcaTGACTGAACCTGATACTAGGAACTATTATGCTGAAAATGCTAGTGGAAGACAATTAATTGAAGAAATAAGGGTCAAAGAATTTGGAATTGGTTTGGTAGAAAGCAACATAGATGAAAGATTAAAATCAGTTTTGAACAAGCAACGTGATCGCATATCCAGAGCTGTAAAGAGGTTGTCAGAAGACCTGTATAACAGTAGAACACAGTTACAGTTGGAATTGATACAAAATGCAGATGACAACTGCTACAGCGTGAATGGAGCTACAGAGCCTTTCATATCATTTTTCTTGGATTATGAATCTGTTGTTATGTTGAATAACGAAGATGGCTTTATGGAAAAGGACATACGTTCAATTTGTGATATTGGTTCAAGCAGCAAAGTTTTAAAAACGGGAAAAACCGGCAAATTTGGTATTGGATTCAAATCGGTCTTTATCCTTACGAGCAATCCGCATATTTTTTCTAACGGTTATAGCTTTATGTTTTCAAATGATCCGTCATTTAAGGATAATATagaatatattcttccacattGGGTTGAATTATCTGACTCTAGTCCAATAGATTATGTGAAATATAAATTGGGTTCAGAATCTAGACTACCATTCACCACTTACTCTAATAAGATCCTAGCGAAATCCAGAGGTAAAAGGCTAACATTAATGTATTTTCCGTTGAAAGACGAGTATATAACGAACGAGTACTATAAAAAGTATTACCAGATATTCCAAATGTTAGATCTGGAGTCTATTCTTTTTCTAAGAAATATATCTACtgtacatttttacaacaaCGTCGATGGAGTTGAAACACTGATGAATAAAAAATTAATGGGAACATTCCTTGTCGACAAAAGTGATTGTGAAATAGACATTGATAACTTTAAATTAGTTCATCTAAATCTTGAAAGGAAAAATATTCATTCGTTGGATATTGTTGATTCAGTTCATCTGGAGGTACTTGTTGTTAACTATAGTTTTAAACTGACTGCTGAAGAGTCAACAATGCTATCAACTTCAAAAGCTGGTAACAATTCTTCACTAATATCAATCGCTCTGCCAGTTTCACCAGAAATTCCTGAAAATACAAGGTACAAGCTCTACAATTCTTTGCCAATAGGCGAATATGGATTAAACTTTATGGTTAACGCCGATTTTGTCTTGTCTGCCAATAGGCAAAATTTGTTTACCACAGATCCATGGAATGAGATTATCGCGTCCAAAATGTGCGATGTCTATGTTGGTATCATtgaaataataaaatataattaCTCAAAAATGAGTATTTTATACAATGGATTTGTATACTCTATTCCAAGACAAGATGACGGTATTAGTCTTTTTAAGTATAGCTGTAACCGGATTTTCTCAAAACTTCTTAACATAAAATGGGTGTTGGTTGACGAAGTTGACGAATTTGTGGAGCCTTTCAAGGCCATTTTCGTCTGCTCTGAGTTCCCAGATGATTTTTCAAACACAGAAGTCATGTTTTCAAAGTTGTTAAGAACCGTTGTACCATCAAATATTCTTAGAAAACATTGTGACTTTTGTTACATCAACTCTATTTTATGTAGGCCTAATCTTAAGAGTAAATTGATGGAATATGGTATTAAAATTATAACATTTGATTTGGTAGTAGAAATTGTTTCATCTATTTTAGCAAGTGTAGATATAAATTCAGGGTTATATAACCAAGTACAAGGTATCACTCATATTCTGGAGAACATGGGAACACTAATTTATTTGATGTCATTATTGCACGATGGTCAGGACTTGGAAAGCCTAAAATCTTCCCTAATTTTTTATAGTTCAACTGGGGAAATGTTTTCATTTGATAGTAACATATACTATTGTATTAATGACTTTGGGTTGAATGATAAACAAATGAAGGTAATAAGTCACTCCATATTCGAAAATACCTTGAATCTTGAAAACTACGAATTTATGGTAACAAATTTCTTAAAGAAGTTGGGATGTATAGAAATTACTGCTGAGAACTACTTTAAGAATTTAATCTTTAATAAAGTAACTCTTCTTGTTGATAGttttgaaaataatggtTACAGGGATGATTGTGAACTGTTCAGACAGAGTTTTCAGATTATAAAAACACTTTCTAATAATAACGAAGCATGCAAGAATTTTGATACTGATACTATTTCTCTAATCAAACGTCTTCCTATAAAGATTGAATCGGGAGGCTTTACATCACTTGGCAATGAATATATTAAATTGTGCCCTAAGGATGTATTTCATCACTCTAATGGGTTAAACAGCAAGTTATATGACCATTTTATGGATATCAGATCATTTTATAGTcattttgatgataaacGCATTAATCCTCTCTTTATTTCTGATGACtattttggagatattaGTGCAAATTCCATATTAGAATTTTTTGGTTTTATTGGTGTTCCAActtttataaaatatgatgCAATTACTGTCCATATTGATACAGATTTGCAGATTCAAGTCACATCAACAACTATTGATCGCTCACATGAatactttttaaaatggaaagatgAAATTATCAAGACTATGGGAGTAtttgaggatgaagaaattaCTGACTACACATCGGATGAATTCTCTAATATTGTTAGTATCTTAAATCTGCTTTCAAGTGAGAATAGTGAACATTCATATTTCTTATCAAAACTACTGTTCAAGATTATGGAACGTGAAAATGGCTTATATCCTCATTATTTGAAATCTAAAGTTTTCGTTCAGGGGCGATGTACGGATTTTGCTCCTTCgttattttattttcaacTTAAATTTCTTCCCTGGATTCCTTATGGTCAATTCATCTACATGAAAGATGAAGCATCTACTGTTAATTCTGAGGATGTCCTAGGCACTTATGACGCCAAATTCAAGTGGAAGTTTACACATCTTATGAGTGCTTGTGACAATATAAGTTACCATCCCTTGATAACAAAAACTCTAGATCCAGGGATTAAGGGAATCCCTATATCCGATAAGGGAACCGACTTTACATATGTTTTAGAAATATTGACAGCCATCTGCGAACAAATCAGCAATAAATATGGATTATATGGGTATAATAAAACACTGTACAAGCACTTTTCCCATGAATCATTTGATGCACTGACTCAATTGAATACTGAAAATAGTTTATCAATAATATTGGAAATAGTCAAAAAAATTTATTCAGACTTACAGAAAATGGTAAATGATgattcaaaatattctgaAATTCTGAAGAACGCATTTGATAACAAGCATCTATTGGTTATTaagaaagaagatgaattGGAGTTAACAGTTACTCACCCAAACAACAAATTTGTTTCAATATACAAGACCATAGACCATCCAGAattttcatatttgtcttGCATATATGGAGGAAAtactgaagaatctggGTCTTTGCTGAAGTTTTGGAAAACTTTGGGGGTGAGTGATTACATTGGTGTTGAAGGTTCTATGGCATTTTTGGATCTTTTTATTGGAGATAATCAGAGCTTTAAGCGGAATATTGCTCAAATATTTACAACAATTCTGAATTTGTATAAAATAACTGAGAAGGAAATGTTTTTGAAACTGCTTTACAATCGTCCTATAATTCCAGTGGTAAGAAACGTATCCAATGcattcaaatattttgattGTGATGATGATAAACCATTTAATACCGAAAGTGTGGACATACTTGTGCCTTCAGATGGTTTGATTACGATAAAAACACAGGAATCTATTTCCGCTATTAAATATTTTGGGTCGACTCCAATACCTCTTGTTTGCAAACCCATATTTTCCGATGTTGCATTTTCGAAACAATCTTGGATAGACGTTTTGGATACACTTGGAGCCAAAGATTTTATTTCAAACTGTAAAATTAAAGTGCTGAATACCGATGCATATGAGGATGTTAATGATATCCCACTGAAGCTATTTGTGTTGGTACCGATCTTGCCATATGCTCATGAATATCTAAAATCTAACGAAAGTTCTTATTATTCAACCGAGTTTTCGGATGAATATAGCTGGaaaaactttgaaaaaaCAATGACAAATCTTCACATATACACAGCTAATAGAGAAATCGATGTTTATTATGAGTATAAGAATGGTAAGGATCACTGGACGAGCAACAAGTTTTCAAAAAAGTCTGTATTGTACCAAGCTTCTGGAAAAGTAAATCTACTCGTGCATTCTAATGTTAAAGATATATCAAATGGTGAACTTATTTCCATTAGAAACTTATTTTCAACTGGGAttaaatgtaaagagaTTATCGATTTAATTAATTCAAGCGTAGGTATGTATAATTCCAATTTGAACCTTCCGCTTGAATTTTTTATGGATATCTCATATTTGGTATTCTCAAATAATGAAGGAGATATACAACCAAATTCAGAAAATCTCTCAAAGGCCAaatttttgtcaaaatttttgtgtTCAGTCTACAAAATGGTAGGGAAAAATCCAGATGAGATTCAGGCATTCTTATCAATTTTTTGTAGCTCAGAAAATGAGAGCTGTAACTGTAATGTTGAATGTAGTTCCAACTTTAGCGGCTATGGAGTCCATTTGGGGAAGGGGATAAACTGTGACAACAATAAATTGGACCCATTCACACTTGCCACTTTGAGATCAATTTATTTTAGAGTTAGTTCTGTACCAACGGAAAATTGTAATGTTAATTATATCCAAAGTTCTTCTGACATAACTGATGCTGAATCTTGTAAAGTGACTCTGGATAGTACAGATTCTCCTTTCAGAAACAGGGCGTATTCACCAGATTTTAACCGTAATGAGTCCCATTCTTCTGAAGATGCTGTTTTCGAACATATCGATACAACCAAATT CATGCTTCACGAAGACAGAGAGCTCGCAACTGACCAATTCGTTTTTGAGAATGAATCAAGTATGAATAAACGTAAATCAACGGGAAAGGTTGGAGAAGAGCTGGTGTATGAGATTCTCAAGCAAATTTACGAGGAAGAGATAGAGCTAAAAACTTGTAATATACATTGGCATAACAAGCTGGAAGAAAGTGGATTCCCGTTTGATATAACAATCGCAAGACCTAACCAGGAAACTTATGTAGAGGTGAAAAGCAGTACCAGTGTCACAAAAACAGCCTTTGAAATAAGCTACAATGAATGGCTGTTCGCACAAACAAAGGGCGTAAACTACGAGATCTACAGAGTATCAGGAGTCGGAACAAAGGACTTGAAGATCTCTAGAATTATCAATCCCTACTTGCAGTGGAAGACTGGCAAATTGGGATTTTGTCTAGCTCTCTAA
- a CDS encoding hexokinase 1, putative (encoded by transcript BEWA_034110A) — MSDGPSVLREAAEIYRGDYAAPRMLEPDLHTRLEQIILQLTIPISELKVIAHNFYSELMNGLKAHKRHRNLWLPNECCFKMLDSYIANIPTGKECGSYYAIDFGGSNFRAVRIKINGDGKMERIQSSFSLRYSSALGPKGLLDQNATATALFDHFATEIGTVIKQSGDPLAPEKPLKVGFTFSFPCTMLSRNTAILLDWTKDFETGRGTDDQVEGKDVGKLMDEAFKRSNINANVSIILNDTVGTLLSCAYQKPEDYPDCRVGVILGTGFNICYAEDDYASFGYVGKIINIECGNFDKELPITPVDYEIDYYTSNSGRGLLEKLVSGAYLGEIIRRYMILFLRDQTPESMWHVGTFTSIDGSEILNDASEDYKVAKEVALRTWGVEFPYEVLVGLRKICESVFGRSAGLAAAAIAATARKARAYVTAKATVAIDGSLYVKNEWYREKLQEYLEKVTRSDLRGNVVLLASDDGSGKGAAIAAAMFDN, encoded by the coding sequence ATGTCAGATGGACCTTCTGTCTTAAGGGAAGCTGCTGAAATTTATCGCGGCGATTATGCCGCGCCCAGGATGTTGGAGCCAGACCTCCATACACGCCTGGAGCAAATTATTCTGCAGCTGACTATCCCTATAAGCGAACTCAAGGTTATAGCTCACAACTTTTACTCGGAGCTGATGAACGGCCTGAAGGCCCACAAACGTCATAGAAACTTGTGGCTTCCAAATGAGTGTTGCTTCAAAATGTTGGATTCGTACATTGCAAACATTCCTACCGGAAAGGAATGTGGTTCGTACTATGCCATTGACTTTGGAGGCTCGAACTTTAGGGCTGTGAGAATCAAGATTAACGGCGATGGCAAAATGGAACGTATTCAATCCTCCTTCAGTTTGAGGTACTCGTCAGCGCTGGGACCAAAAGGGCTCCTGGATCAGAATGCAACCGCAACAGCATTGTTTGATCACTTTGCTACGGAGATTGGAACCGTCATTAAGCAGTCTGGCGACCCTCTAGCACCTGAGAAGCCTCTCAAGGTCGGATTCACATTCTCGTTCCCATGCACTATGCTCTCGAGGAATACAGCAATTCTATTGGATTGGACCAAAGATTTTGAAACAGGACGTGGGACTGACGATCAGGTAGAGGGGAAGGATGTCGGAAAATTGATGGACGAGGCCTTCAAGAGGAGTAATATCAATGCAAATGTTTCCATCATCTTGAATGACACGGTCGGTACTTTGCTGTCATGCGCTTACCAGAAGCCTGAGGATTACCCAGATTGTAGAGTAGGTGTTATATTAGGTACTGGGTTCAATATTTGTTATGCCGAGGACGACTATGCAAGTTTTGGTTATGTTGGAAAAATTATAAACATCGAATGTGGTAACTTTGATAAGGAGTTACCCATAACTCCGGTCGATTATGAGATAGATTACTACACCTCAAACTCTGGTCGTGGGCTACTCGAGAAACTTGTTAGCGGTGCGTACCTCGGAGAGATTATAAGGAGATATATGATCTTATTCCTGAGAGACCAAACCCCGGAATCAATGTGGCATGTAGGTACATTCACTTCTATTGATGGAAGTGAAATTTTGAATGATGCATCAGAGGATTATAAAGTCGCAAAAGAGGTGGCATTACGCACATGGGGAGTAGAGTTTCCTTATGAGGTCCTTGTTGGTCTTCGTAAGATTTGTGAGTCTGTCTTTGGTAGATCTGCTGGTCTTGCCGCCGCTGCAATCGCTGCCACTGCCAGGAAGGCACGTGCCTACGTTACGGCTAAAGCAACTGTTGCTATTGACGGGTCTTTGTACGTTAAAAATGAATGGTATAGAGAGAAGTTGCAGGAATACTTGGAGAAAGTCACCAGATCGGATCTCCGTGGTAATGTAGTACTCTTGGCATCTGATGATGGATCGGGAAAGGGAGCGGCCATCGCCGCTGCCATGTTCGATAATTAA
- a CDS encoding hypothetical protein (encoded by transcript BEWA_034120A), translating to MVTFNGSKRKHGLYHHSTVDFFKTYWGPVKRSPFVEQFSLLKWLKGTITPEEMLPPKDQYKKNCWGNEKPLNTILHYQQNEPLFLTPALEANDTKIRDYIYNILEPSYRRPFSGIGMEATKMDHKLFTPLTDMVHEENMKTLPQINFQHNYISRIRRLERLISAAPTWTRSSDSSETSNNPFPYVRETESLVRPLNLHEILYLRSNHRLNRKSHPKWYVTRYLKYVQKRKRIKQIRQLILEARMRRA from the exons ATGGTGACTTTTAATGGTAGCAAGAGAAAGCATGGGTTGTATCACCATTCTACCGTCGATTTTTTCAAGACGTATTGGGGTCCCGTTAAGCGTTCTCCCTTTGTGGAACAGTTCTCTCTGCTCAAGTGGTTAAAAGGAACTATTACTCCTGAGGAAATGCTACCTCCAAAGGATCAGTATAAAAAGAATTGCTGGGGAAATGAAAAACCTCTAAACActatactacattatcaACAGAATGAGCCTCTTTTTTTGACACCGGCCTTGGAAGCAAATGATACAAAAATAAGGGACTATATATACAACATATTGGAACCCAGCTATAGGCGACCTTTTAGTGGAATAGGCATGGAAGCCACGAAAATGGACCACAAGCTATTTACCCCTCTCACCGATATGGTCCATGAAGAAAATATGAAAACCCTGCCACAGATTAACTTTCAACACAACTATATATCCAG GATAAGAAGACTGGAACGATTAATCTCGGCCGCACCTACATGGACCAGAAGCAGTGATTCTAGCGAGACATCAAATAATCCATTTCCGTACGTTAGGGAAACAGAATCTCTTGTTAGGCCCCTGAATCTTCACGAGATTTTATATCTGCGTTCAAATCACCGTTTAAATCGCAAATCTCATCCCAAGTGGTATGTGACGAGATACCTAAAGTACGTCCAAAAGCGTAAACGAATCAAACAAATTAGACAACTAATCTTAGAAGCTAGGATGAGACGGGCTTAA
- a CDS encoding signal peptide-containing protein (encoded by transcript BEWA_034140A), with amino-acid sequence MRYGFTSSFKLIFLLLIVRFAQGNAAQINHKLGTNRHGSSLNELCARLRNFDLSKQCNIISCIGARDWEQRYAIEKSFGLDNTLSSTISGPLKPRFDLWELKNDDKYTLVLDSDIHTDTDYKDKIAKICALSKCTVLYLSADDLYLVDGLLNLNPQTKAFVKKLSRSFNIEHTRKKSQSSVYIVLPSTESITEKFNIKRPNFDAIRAFITETFGKYCLLNIKNSREGIDFSNYFHNFTDSVDPNKIRSILSSTKSQESEEYSALVDYLSYKSFHHHKNLLKDLSKDIYNGNFLQDFGKNVESSFLDSLLSFYLLTYDLDASKRNSELESIKTWFRSSTDHVYLKLILLLEEEIKSQLRKALLKKNTDHSDKLVDELIDDYNKRINDMVPKPVLSRWSKSVLASATKSLRQKLDNIIRVHSELPNTSPMYSKEKASMKSNYEKSKKDRGLSFMLGLTAMIRERGYGNRQAFLNYNLGPLLLTLGYANDRDVAENKPGTGLMPPAFRIQPKLHLNINL; translated from the exons ATGAGATATGGTTTTACCAGTAGCTTCAAACTCATATTTTTATTGTTGATAGTGAGATTCGCTCAAGGAAATGCAGCTCAAATAAAC CATAAACTTGGTACAAACAGACATGGAAGTTCATTGAATGAACTTTGTGCTAGACTAAGGAACTTTGACTTATCAAAACAATGTAACATTATATCATGTATCGGAGCAAGGGACTGGGAACAGAGATATGCCATAGAAAAAAGTTTTGGGTTAGACAACACTTTGTCATCCACTATTAGTGGTCCACTAAAGCCTC GTTTTGACCTTTGGGAACTGAAAAATGATGACAAATATACCCTAGTGCTGGATAGTGATATCCATACAGATACAGACTATAAGGATAAAATAGCAAAGATATGTGCACTTTCAAAGTGTACTGTATTATATCTAAGTGCAGATGATCTATATTTAGTTGATGGATTGCTAAACTTAAATCCACAAACCAAAGCATTTGTTAAAAAACTTTCAAGGTCTTTTAACATTGAACATACCCGTAAGAAATCGCAAAGCAGCGTATATATCGTTTTACCCAGCACAGAATCAATAACTGAAAAATTCAATATTAAAAGGCCAAATTTTGATGCTATTAGGGCATTTATTACCGAAACATTTGGGAAATATTGTCTTCTTAACATTAAGAACTCGAGAGAAGGAATTGATTTTAGCAACTATTTTCACAATTTTACAGATTCAGTGGATCCGAATAAAATTCGTTCCATTCTTTCGTCTACAAAATCGCAAGAATCGGAGGAATATAGTGCATTGGTAGACTATTTAAGTTATAAATCATTCCACCATCATAAAAATCTCCTGAAAGATTTATCAAAGGACATTTACAATGGTAATTTTCTAcaagattttggaaaaaatgttgaatcGTCCTTTCTTGATTCACTGCTCTCTTTCTACCTCCTAACATATGATTTGGACGCTTCAAAACGGAATAGCGAACTGGAATCCATCAAAACATGGTTTAGATCTAGTACTGACCATGTTTATCTAAAATTGATCTTGTTGTTAGAGGAAGAAATTAAATCGCAACTGCGCAAAGCGTTATTAAAAAAAAATACGGATCACTCCGATAAACTTGTTGATGAACTCATAGATGATTATAACAAAAGAATCAACGATATGGTACCCAAACCAGTGCTTTCAAGGTGGTCAAAGAGCGTACTAGCGAGTGCAACAAAGAGCTTAAGACAAAAGCTAGACAACATAATTAGAGTGCATTCAGAACTTCCAAACACTTCACCTATGTATTCCAAAGAAAAGGCTAGCATGAAATCAAACTATGAAAAAAGTAAAAAAGACCGAGGTTTGAGTTTTATGTTGGGACTAACTGCGATGATAAGAGAGCGTGGTTATGGAAACCGTCAAGCATTTTTGAACTATAACTTGGGACCGCTACTGCTAACCCTCGGATATGCAAATGATCGTGATGTTGCAGAAAATAAACCAGGTACTGGTCTTATGCCTCCTGCTTTTCGAATACAACCAAAGCTACATCTtaatataaatttataa